One Zingiber officinale cultivar Zhangliang chromosome 10B, Zo_v1.1, whole genome shotgun sequence genomic window, ttacttaTTTTGCAAACAATTTGTGATCTACTTTAGCTATGTTATTACATTtttttatcctaacttgaacttgagttgatgcacatcaaaaaggggagattgttggaaacccgtggtggttttgatgtgatcaaccaggttaagttaggtcttgttgtgtttgatccttgtgtctaagtgtgcaggcgcttagaaacacaagaagccgagcagaagatgcagctagcgagaaggatgacatgggaagggagtcgacgggttcggtgtattcgagggacgaggtgctacggaagagtacactggtgggcgagaaggacgtgcgcgacattccgagggacgaaaagccggagcggaagcctgctcaaggagaagaccgagaaatgggttcgagtgagccctatcccggatggccacgatcacccaggcgatcggagcagcaaaagagcaaaaagaaggctGGAAatactgttggaggcgccttcaaagggagttgaaggcgcctccgcaccttcactgtggaaggtgCTGTAGAATACCgaaaaaaatgacgaatattaataagggaattttccgaaatttttggacatttttcaggaatttttcggagctcgtacggacgagttcacggggataaaaacggggccccgagaaagcctgtttgggctacccatttaagagaggaaaagatttatttatttatctctttttccttttcttatttattatcttattttcttttatttcctctcattctcgccgttctctcttttctccccgacgccgcccgagccttctcctcctctctgccctaaccgccagcCGGCGGTTTCTCTCTTCCGAGCGCCGGCCGCCTCCTCTGTGCCGGCCACCCCATGCCCTTGCCGAGTTTCCTTCTGCCGTTTCTCCTCTCCCTGCTCTAATCGGCGCCGCAACAGCCGCCGCTGAGGCCTTCCGCCGACCTCCCCTATGCCCTAGCCTTTGCACAGCGCCGCTGCCGATCCGACCGTCGGGTTGTAGATGCCCTAGGGTGTTGAGGATTGAGGCCACGGgattggagaagaagagtgaagttCTGTTCTGTGGGGATTCAGTTGAAGAGGAGGATGTGTTCTTGAGCTATCAGGTAGAGGCTAGAAGGCATGGTGGTGAGGTGAAGTTCTGTGTTCTATGGGGTTCTGGTAGCATCCAGTCAGCAGTATAACAGCAGCTTGATCGAGGTATATTCTTTGATTTGTAATCGTCACTGCTTGATCTCTTCTTCTGATCCTAACCAGTGAGGATTTGTTGGAAGTGATCTTGGTTCTAGTGGTGTTTCGTGCTGGTAGCACTCAAACAAACATTGCCAGGGGTTTTAGATCAAGAGAAAGGTAAGAATGTGTActgtgaagaaaagaaagaatttgTTACTAGAATTAGTTTTAGGTTTACCTTTAAATCTATTTGTGTAGTGGAATtaagtttggatttctaatctaatgagTTAATTAGGGATTAAGTTACTAACCCTagttaactattagatttaattaggtaattgaggttatgtgattagggtttttccctaaattagtttttagattttatttagctatttttatgaatgtagctaaataaaagtatatctattggtattacagggctttgacgcgagacgagtatctcggagtctgattggacctttctattttcggaggcgggtacttttgacttattgtctttgatatgcttagtaatgaaataatatgttgcattaattgtgtttcctatttgtttcggttaatcactgcccaacacatgttacctgtttgattgattgtttgatttcatttcgtattgatcttgtaccgatctatcatgctcatgggtagtgatataaccatgttttaccatgtcaggacctaggtttgataccttatttgatcagtataccttgatatgatttattcactatggtgcccattgttatatgcccagaggttggtttagtatattaccatgcttagtgacatgcaccatttgcatgatcgcatgctgtgcgatagattgctccattattgtcgagcactttgccagttttcatcactgttcggtgctccgttgtgacgctcatgggtagcgtgacacagcgtggtagcacgtcagtttgactcttccggtgctccgttgatccgctcatgggtagtgtgacgcagcgtgtagcacgttagagattcctctccgtcatagtgtaccgggagatgagagcattgcgctcccccatttatgatttggggtaggagtacgtatgtactccgacaacatcccgtccactcgatcactcatcaggagtagtgttgcagagtgcacggttgtcacagccctacccacttggtcccacttttgttgtgagttggctgactggcgtcaggggtgaccatgacattggcatcatatgcatgatgcatttattgtttgtgattgtgtttgctgcatttatatgctgcatattgtttggatacctatgtttgacatgcatacaggtcttctatacctttcggactgtttgtccttataccgggtcctggttagtacagattctctcctgtcttcttcggtttgcatttacctttatctttatcaggagactgtacgcatgattagtgctaggtgttatttctttactttgcatatcaactgtacctgctgagtgttggactcaccccgcctccattgttgttattttcaggttgatgctgtcaggagggagttccagtcgctagtcctcactgcacgtagtgctagatctctgcagacctcgatggtttatatatcgtttagttttgttttgcatttattgattatgtgtggacttggtttgtttggatacttggttgttgtatggatttttgtgatgatgatggatttttattcgatgtgtttttttttactacgtgcctgcctggacggcagaagaggtgagttcgtcggttttgagctttacgagtgtagttgagtagggtggtttttgagtcagagtattactactttgtttgattatatataactgcgtggtgatgttttattttgttgttattattccagccgtctgtggctgaggtatttgtgagatgtagaaaagtttcagattgtccaccgtacaggggagatgttgccgaaattttctcggacagggactcctctggggcgtgacaggcgccttccatggctggaaggcgccttcgatgaacagtacgaaggtgccttccaaccctatgaaagacgccttcgaccaggctgagtttagccgttgccaaaggataaagctttatcctttggtgcctcgctggaggcgccttctagcctATTGGAAACGCCTTCCACCCACAGATAggattttccaggagctataaaaaattccctagagctaggaaatagatgacaacttctgtattcatttcctaaaaACTTTCTGAGCTTCCAACGAGTGTAATAGGTTtttccgccttcaaagaaggagactttTAGTGCGTTTACttgtcttgaattaacaaccacctaacatgtaactaagtaaatcttttGACCTCTTTTATTTTAATAGTTGTTCATTTCTATTTATTATAATTGTGAAATTGTTGTTAATTGAAGTCCAAAGTTTGGGaaaggttttttttatttttttaaaagacaatTCATCCCCTTCTTATCGGCCCCGCTACGACAATAATTATTTCTTGGCCAGACTAAATGGGGGGCATGTGATGTGCCTTGCAATCCTTGCCTGGGCATATATACTCGAATAGGTCTACGTATACTGATTAGAGATGTGACCAAGCAAGCAAGAGGATGAACTTGAAGGACAAATCCTGAGAAAGAAACATTGCGACTTGAGAACATCCCCTTCGGCTTTCGAGGACATCCCCGAAAAGACGTTGCAGTGTGGGAATATGATGTTGTAACTCAGGAACATCCTCAAAAAGACGTTCCAGCTTAGGAATATATCCCCTTTGGAAACATCCCTTTCAAAAACATCCTTGGAAGACACTGTAGTTTACCTGCTTAGGAATATACTCACTCGGGTATTTACTTGTCTAGGTCAACCTTGGGTCTATACTTGCACTTGTCCTCTCTGCAAAACCATACCTCTGACAGTAGGCAGCGGCAGCCTTACACTCACCTATGTCTTTGACCATCTGCTAGCACACGTTGTAGCATACAGGGCAGTCTATCTCACAAGTATATAAAGAAAGGTGTGTTGTAATGACAATTACTTGAAGTGCCTCTCAATTTTACTAAAGTTGATCCGTTTAACTTATCTTCTCTTAAGCCTTTTTCTCTTGAGGAGGAAACATTTTCTTTTTTTCAGCtacgttgattctttcttttAGCTCTGTGCTGACTTAACAATCGGAGAAGTCACGTCGGCTACACCAACCCTCacggaaaattttttaaaataaacctgaatagtaaaattattaaaaatagataaaaataaaattttttataaaaaattaggtgAGATGAATTCATATCCGAGATTTAAATCCcgagaattattattttttatttattttcttatattccgggatttaaatcccagTACTTTCGATTTAAATTCCgaatatgaatttttttaaaattttttttacaaattatttcattttttatttgcttaagttttatttttttaaaaaaaaattcaaattcataaTAAGTTTTTATAATTTCTTTTACAAAGCTAAATTGTTTTattaacatatgtttaaataataataataaattatatttatatttattaaatataatataaattatattagcaaataatttcaatatattaaaaataaaagacaTTCTGAGATTTAGCAAATATATTTAAGATGATCacatttaatataaaaaaaatcgaCATTTATATTATTGGTAAAAAGATTGTCACATCTAAATATGAAAACAAGTATCAAATATGCTACAAATTATATTCAATCGGTACCACATCTCGGACGTCAACGATTTCGATGTGGAAGGAATCGTCTGAGAAAAGGAATTCTACCACCCGTATTTCGCTCATGTGATTGTTGGACTATAACATCGTTATGTGCATCATTTCCAGCCTCTTCGTCATCCCCATGATTGCCCTCTTGTGGATCATCATCATTAGTTTCAGATAAATGGGAACGGATACTAGATATATCTACTGATGGGAGGTTAGGCATTGTGGACATGCGTTCCATTTGAAATGGAGCAAAAATATTTGTAGGAGTAAAATAATCAGGTCCCAAACTATCCTGAAAATGAGAGCCTGATTCAAACATTGAAAATTCTAAAGTGGTCGGGTGGCCAAAATCTCTATCGGTTGGCAACGATGATGGACCCGGAAATGACTCTGAAGATGATTGAGGATCAGAGTAGTGGCCAAACCCACCTGATGTGGGATAACCACCAAAACTTGTTCGGGCTTGTGTGAATGAAGATGAGCCAGCTTGCATTGATAGATCTCTCTAGACTAGCGGTTCAGAAATAGTATCACAGCTCATACGAGGAGGATCGACATACCTTTGCCTTGGTTGACGAGTTCTCGGACCTCTACCTGATGGTGCATTAGCGGTAGGAGTGAACCCATAATCAGGAATATGCATATCGTCCTGAATGATATATTCACTTGGATAGTCCATGTATCTTCGCTGCTCTCCAAAAGCTCCAAGAATAACCCCAGCCATCCGGTTATGTTGTCGTCCGATCGGAGCATTATCTGAGCATGATGAGATCCATGCTCTCTCGTGAGTATCAATctagcagaagaagaaaaaaaataaatataatggtTGTTAAAGTGcaattgaatattaatttgtGAAACAATTAGAGAATTTGGTGATATCTTACACTTCCTACATGAGTGGCCCCCTCGATTGCCATAAATCTTCGCGTTACTCGCCTGTACCAGTCTCCATATTGACTATGATAGTGTTGGGTCAATAAAACTGATATTACTGTGAACCACAAATTGTTGGCGGTTATTCCAGATGTTAATCTCTTTTGCCCATTCAACTCTCCAATCAACCTCGTACTTTCCCTTTTGACTGGTTGAATGATAACCGCAATGACGAAAAGGAGGGACAGTGATAAACTGGAGCCAGCCGAATTGCCGTCGTACCCTATCTGGATAATACCATTCGACGACATTGAAGCATATCAAGGGTACTCGAGCCGTCCAAATGTCCTGCCCGTATAGATAAATCGGATCTAACTGGTGAATAAATTGAGCATATGGCTCCCAAGAGATCTACATAAAGTCATAATAATTAGTCTTTACATTAATATAGCTAACATTGTAAACGACAAAAGTTAAAATAACATAGATCTTACTTGATGGTGTGTTTGAACGTCGAATTCATATCTCCATCCCTGCAAAGTGAATCGCGGTGATTGTCGCGCTTCTTTCTTACCTGCCCAcctaaaatcataattttaccaAGTAAATGAGCATATAATACTTTAATCTGAAATAATATGAACAAATAACTATTGCACCTAGTCCCGAGCGGAAGCATGTGTGTGTGTTCTATACCACCCCTAATAATAGGACGACATTGAGTGAATCACTCCCATGCCCATAGCTGCAGAAGTAATAAAGGACCCGATATCTGACTAATATATGGGTCAACAACATTACACAAATTGCGGTATAAGTATGCAAGGCATGCGCTGCCCCAACTATACTCTTGCATGAGATGTAAATCCTCAACAAATTGAAAGAACATGTCGTGCACATAACCCTCTGTTTTAGAGCCCATCAGATCACCACCTATTATTCGCAATATAGTGGCACGAACATAACACTGTATAGTTTCGTCGGTTGCATTGGTGGGAAGTTTCGTTAGATCGAAGGTTTTAGCCAGCCACCCAATTGAAAGACATCTCGGCTTCATATTAGAGGGGTGTAGAACTTGATCAAGGAACCTTAAACAATAGTCATATATGTCAACATTCGCTCTACCAGATATCGCTGACCCATGAATAGGTAGACCCAACAGAACTGCAACATCTTGCAAAGTTACTGTCATCTCTCCTTCGGCCATGTGAAATGAATGTCTTTCCGACCTTCATCTCTCAAGAAGAGCAGTAATAATTGCTCCATCAATACGACGATATCCAACCTGGAAAACTCCTAAGAATCCCGCAACGCTCATCCAATAAATAAAACGATCATTTTGAATAttatacttattttgatgtagACTGGTTCGCTtcacaagcaaaggttcaaggtaACTGGCGTCATATGACTCATCGCGACTTGCTCTAACCTGAAAAAACATTGTGtaacaaattaattttataatgacTATAACATATGTGCACAAATACAATAGCAAAGAAATTAACGAcacaatttattttattaccacaTTATCCCATACTGTTTCGGATCTATGCGACGTCTGCAGATGTAATAACTCGCCATCAACTGGACCTGGATGTCTAAGGTAATCGACACGTCCAGGCCTGCGGTCCATATCTATACATAGATACAAATAAATATATGTATATCAAATATTATATCATACTTACACACATAACCTTTGTCAATATAAGTACGCCACACATAATATCAATAATGtcttacaaagttaattaaaaaacaCATGTCTTACAAAGTTACAAATATTTGAAGTTACACACGAACAAAAAGAATTAAACATGTGGACAAGTTTTTCTATTATGTCCAGGTTGCCCACATCGTCGACAATGTTGCACTCCGCTTGTGGATGGTCCAACATCCATCTCATTTCTCCTTCTTCCCGCTGGCTTACCCTTTTTTCTCTGTGTCTAGGTCAGGTATTAGGCATCGACCATCATCGCCTTCCATAATTGTCCAATAGGCCTCATTACCCAAGGGATGAAAATTACTTCTATAGCATTTGATCACAGTTGACAATAAATACACAGCATCTATATAGATAAAATAATCTCTTCCAGTTGCCATACATACTgctattgttggttagtcctaggaaaacgtgtcgattccattgtacaaaaattttgtacaagtgtcgaacctttccttaaataacctattgtgttctttagaagttaaattaggaatcgcagatgaaacttaacatcattgattccaaatttaacttatctgttcttaatggtttagatttgaatcgcaaacggaagttaacactattgattcaaatccacctatgttattaattccattaaatattaattttcaaaattggcttccaggactgcatggcgaggcacatgaccttcttggatatgggagcaaccaccatcgcctagacaaagccttttaagaaaagctaatatttaatttccttaaataactctaggttaaccaaaaagaacaatcgaatcacaaattcgaaaacaaagaaaacacaaactcaaaaaactaattcgaaatattagatctaatgcctcttgtgtttggaattcatacaaataaaaaataactagcatgatgcggaaaacaattgctaattataccttctctttgtatgctaatgacctcgagatcttctgccgtattcctcgcctcgccttggacgtcatgtgggcgacgatcctccaagatgaacaccacccaaaagctttcttcctcttcctctaaaatccggccaccaccaccaccaaggagaagagagcaaagggaaagggagaagagagaggaccggccacaccaagagagactcctccaagagaataagaattgtatctcatgaagtatcctcaccccttcttttataatacttgctcaatgcaaataagggaagaatttttacaaaaattaaaatctttctctagtttttctttttcccttttaattttccttttctttcctcttgattgaatcaatcaccaaatattaattgatgattttattttaatttcaatttggtcggccaccttacttgggcaccaagcaagggtggtcggcccccttaaaaaagaaagaaatattatttttttaataaaattttacaagaagaaatcctcttataaaattttacaaactctcttctaatttcctaaagtaggagttaaaaaaggaaagttctaaaaattaaaatcatgttttaaaatttaaaacttctcttataaaatttcctttttttaacatggtgatagaaattttaaattttaaaacttctcttcctttttttctaaaccatgaggatggttaaaaaaaggaaagttttaaaatcttttaaactttcttttaaaacatgtgacctaattcaaataaggaaagtttttaaaattaaaatctctcttttaaaacttatagttttctacaaagagaagattttaaaaattcaaaacaaccctccttttttgattaatgtggccgacccctactagtTTGTTCACCaaacaatagggccgacccccatggaagaggatgtggccgacccttgcttggtcaccaagcattggaccggtccccttcttggacaccaagatgggcttatatttggatggacttgaggctttaatgaggctacgacagggacctagaggagaaattagttttggccttccgataagcttgaatatcccgtgttcgtcccgaacacacaactcaaaatcatcgataataactcattccactagagagttattatcgcactaccgcaccaatcccaaattacattttgggctccttatcatgagtgtttaGTCTCTctttgtttaagattacgaatgcccactaattaagtaagttactgacaactcacttaattaatatctagctccaagagtagtagtaccactcaacttcattgtcatgtcggactaagtccacctgcagggtttaacatgacaatccttatgagcttctcttgggggcattctcaacctagataactatgacacagatttcttctataatcaacaacatacactataagtaatatcatttctcaacttatcgaccatattgatttatcgagctaaacctcaccctttgataagtcaaagaaataaatattaaatatatgtgcttgttattatattaggattaagagcacacacttccataataactaaggtctagttcttttattaagtcagtacaaaaagaacttacctaaaatgatcctactcaatacacctagagtgtaccagtgtaatttattaatcaaaataaactaatacttaataacactacgactattccgatgatttgttcctttccatcttagtcgtgagcaattgtttataatttataaagaaccgacaacatgattttctgtgtgtgacaccacacaccatgttatctactatataaattaattgaacaattacatttaacaaataaatgtagatattgaccaatgtgattcgtttatttcaaaaataaatatttacaaaagctaggtttttagtatacactctaacaatctcccacttatactaaaagacaaagctgtcatatctgttgtcatacatctgattctcatcccctccacatgccgatcaaaagttttcgccggaagggccttagtgaaaggatctgccaggttatctgctgatgcaatcttggcgacgacaacttctcctcgcttgacaatgtctcgtatcaggtggtacttgcgctctatttgtttacttgccttatgggctcgtggttccttcgagtttgcaactacaccgctattatcacaataaattgtgatgattttgaggaaaccaggaatcacatctaagtccattagaaagttcctgagtcatacagcttctttgcctacctcagaggctgccatatactcagcttccatggttgagtccgagacgcatttctgcttaacactcctccatgcaatgactcctcCTCCTAGAGTAAATACATaacctgacgtagacttactaatgtccctatctgattggaaatccgaatccgtgtaacccacagggagcaaatcatttgttggtaaactagtatataatctctagtccttctcaggtacttcaatatatgctttacagtagtccaatgtccttgtctagggttactctgatatctgctaaccatgcctacggcaaaacatatatcaggtctcgtacacagcatatcatatataaggcttcctacagttgAAGCATAAGGAAGTGCCTTCAtatatcctccatctcctttgatgtcttcggagacatctctttagataaggctactccattcctaaaaggtaagaaacctttcttggagttctgcatactaaaacgagaaaggatcgtatctatatataaagcttgagatagacacaacatttttttcttacaatcctttataactttgatcccaagaatgtgtgcacattctcctaagtccttcatatcaaattgtttgggcaaccatacccttacgtccgataatatcttgacattgttgtcaattaacaaaatatcatctacgtatagtacaataaatactacaacgtttctgttacacttcttatatacacaagactcatccggacactaaataaatccatatgactagattacttcgttaaaccggatgttccaagatcttgaagcttgcttcagtccataaatggaccgattgagcttgcacactagatgctctttgcatttttcaatgaatccctctggttgcttcatatggatgttttcttcaaaacctccgttaaggaatgctgttttgacatccatttgccaaatctcataatccatatgagcggcaatggataagagtatctggatagacttaagcatggctaccgacgaaaaggtctcctcataatcgattccctctttctgagtgtaccctttcgcaacaagccttgctttaaaggtttctacctttccgtctatccctcttttccttttatagatccacttacatccaacggcttttacaccatcaggtagtTTTACaatctcccagaccttattagaatacatagattctatttc contains:
- the LOC122029080 gene encoding serine/threonine-protein phosphatase 7 long form homolog — translated: MTVTLQDVAVLLGLPIHGSAISGRANVDIYDYCLRFLDQVLHPSNMKPRCLSIGWLAKTFDLTKLPTNATDETIQCYVRATILRIIGGDLMGSKTEGYVHDMFFQFVEDLHLMQEYSWGSACLAYLYRNLCNVVDPYISQISGPLLLLQLWAWE